Proteins encoded together in one Anguilla anguilla isolate fAngAng1 chromosome 9, fAngAng1.pri, whole genome shotgun sequence window:
- the LOC118236096 gene encoding arrestin-C-like isoform X1: MSKVFKKTSGNGQMTIYLGKRDFVDHVESVDPIDGVVKIDPTNLGGKKVWVYLSCAFRYGRDDMDVMGLSFRKDIWTQRKQIYPSLGDQPAPTPIQETLMKKAGDQTYHFTFNVPTNLPCSVTLQPGTGDKGKACGVDFEVKAYIANEADNPDEKISKKDTCRLIIRKIQFAPDNKGTGPKADICKQFMMSDKPVHLEASIEKEIYYHGDPIPVRVKIHNESNKVVKNIKVCVDQTADVVLYCADKYNKTVLTEEFSETVEPNGTLEKVLSITPLLTNNKEKSGLALDGRLKYEDTNLASTTILRPGMEKDVLGILVSYKIRVNLMATRGGLLGDLTASDVTVELPLVLMHPKPADVTDVVIE, encoded by the exons ATGTCAAA AGTCTTCAAGAAAACCAGTGGGAATGGTCAG ATGACCATTTACTTGGGGAAGAGAGACTTTGTGGACCATGTGGAGTCCGTGGATCCTATTG ACGGTGTGGTAAAGATTGACCCGACAAATCTTGGAGGCAAGAAAG TCTGGGTCTACCTGTCCTGTGCTTTCCGCTATGGTCGTGACGACATGGACGTGATGGGGCTCTCATTCAGGAAAGACATCTGGACACAGCGCAAACAGATATACCCTTCCCTTGGAGACCAACCAGCCCCCACCCCTATACAGGAGACCCTGATGAAGAAAGCTGGTGACCAAACATATCACTTTACATTCAAC GTTCCAACCAACCTGCCCTGCTCTGTCACTCTGCAGCCAGGCACAGGAGATAAAGGCAAG GCCTGTGGTGTGGACTTTGAAGTAAAGGCATACATTGCCAATGAAGCAGATAACCCTGATGAGAAAATCAGTAAGAA GGACACTTGCCGTCTGATCATTCGCAAGATTCAGTTTGCCCCAGATAACAAAGGCACCGGACCCAAGGCCGACATATGCAAGCAGTTCATGATGTCAGACAAGCCAGTCCACCTGGAAGCATCCATTGAGAAGGAG ATATATTACCATGGTGACCCAATCCCAGTCAGAGTAAAAATCCACAATGAATCCAATAAAGTGGTGAAGAATATCAAAGTGTGTG TTGACCAGACCGCAGATGTGGTGCTCTACTGTGCTGATAAATACAACAAGACAGTTCTGACCGAGGAGTTTTC CGAGACAGTGGAGCCCAATGGAACACTGGAGAAAGTCCTGAGCATCACCCCATTGTTGACTAACAACAAAGAGAAGAGTGGTCTGGCCCTGGATGGCAGATTGAAGTATGAGGACACTAACCTTGCATCCACTACAAT CTTGCGGCCTGGCATGGAGAAGGACGTGCTAGGCATCTTAGTCTCCTACAAAATTAGGGTCAACCTCATGGCAACTCGAGGAGG CCTCTTGGGAGACCTGACCGCAAG TGACGTAACTGTGGAACTCCCCCTGGTTCTGATGCATCCTAAACCTGCCG ATGT CACAGATGTTGTAATTGAGTAG
- the LOC118236096 gene encoding arrestin-C-like isoform X2 yields the protein MSKVFKKTSGNGQMTIYLGKRDFVDHVESVDPIDGVVKIDPTNLGGKKVWVYLSCAFRYGRDDMDVMGLSFRKDIWTQRKQIYPSLGDQPAPTPIQETLMKKAGDQTYHFTFNVPTNLPCSVTLQPGTGDKGKACGVDFEVKAYIANEADNPDEKISKKDTCRLIIRKIQFAPDNKGTGPKADICKQFMMSDKPVHLEASIEKEIYYHGDPIPVRVKIHNESNKVVKNIKVCVDQTADVVLYCADKYNKTVLTEEFSETVEPNGTLEKVLSITPLLTNNKEKSGLALDGRLKYEDTNLASTTILRPGMEKDVLGILVSYKIRVNLMATRGGLLGDLTASDVTVELPLVLMHPKPADVVLE from the exons ATGTCAAA AGTCTTCAAGAAAACCAGTGGGAATGGTCAG ATGACCATTTACTTGGGGAAGAGAGACTTTGTGGACCATGTGGAGTCCGTGGATCCTATTG ACGGTGTGGTAAAGATTGACCCGACAAATCTTGGAGGCAAGAAAG TCTGGGTCTACCTGTCCTGTGCTTTCCGCTATGGTCGTGACGACATGGACGTGATGGGGCTCTCATTCAGGAAAGACATCTGGACACAGCGCAAACAGATATACCCTTCCCTTGGAGACCAACCAGCCCCCACCCCTATACAGGAGACCCTGATGAAGAAAGCTGGTGACCAAACATATCACTTTACATTCAAC GTTCCAACCAACCTGCCCTGCTCTGTCACTCTGCAGCCAGGCACAGGAGATAAAGGCAAG GCCTGTGGTGTGGACTTTGAAGTAAAGGCATACATTGCCAATGAAGCAGATAACCCTGATGAGAAAATCAGTAAGAA GGACACTTGCCGTCTGATCATTCGCAAGATTCAGTTTGCCCCAGATAACAAAGGCACCGGACCCAAGGCCGACATATGCAAGCAGTTCATGATGTCAGACAAGCCAGTCCACCTGGAAGCATCCATTGAGAAGGAG ATATATTACCATGGTGACCCAATCCCAGTCAGAGTAAAAATCCACAATGAATCCAATAAAGTGGTGAAGAATATCAAAGTGTGTG TTGACCAGACCGCAGATGTGGTGCTCTACTGTGCTGATAAATACAACAAGACAGTTCTGACCGAGGAGTTTTC CGAGACAGTGGAGCCCAATGGAACACTGGAGAAAGTCCTGAGCATCACCCCATTGTTGACTAACAACAAAGAGAAGAGTGGTCTGGCCCTGGATGGCAGATTGAAGTATGAGGACACTAACCTTGCATCCACTACAAT CTTGCGGCCTGGCATGGAGAAGGACGTGCTAGGCATCTTAGTCTCCTACAAAATTAGGGTCAACCTCATGGCAACTCGAGGAGG CCTCTTGGGAGACCTGACCGCAAG TGACGTAACTGTGGAACTCCCCCTGGTTCTGATGCATCCTAAACCTGCCG ATGT CGTACTGGAGTAA